Part of the Anopheles coluzzii chromosome 3, AcolN3, whole genome shotgun sequence genome is shown below.
AACATACTATTCAGCGGTGGCCAGGCGGGTACATCGTTCGCTTCCGGCTTGCCGCTGATGGCAAAGGACGTCCACAGGTCGACCATGCGCTTCGCCACCGCCGTGTCCCGCTCGTTCAGCTGGGCGGCGTTCGGCGGGTAGGGGAACAGGTACATCAGATCGTTCGAGTGATGTACGCCGCCATCGAACGGGATGGCCGACGTGTCGCCGCCGTACCCGAAGCGCGTATGCTCTCCGGCATAGTCGAACGAGTACAGGTACGTCTGGTCCGGCAGGTACATCGCATTGTTTTGGGCCATCTTCAACACCGGACCCTTGATCAGTACGTCCGCCGTGTGCTGTGGGAATTTATTGCGAattaatttaatgatttttttttctaactaTTTTCAGCACGAGGCTTGTACTTACATCACAAAACCCGGCCAGCAGCTGGCGCAAATCGCCCGACGCAAGCTGCTCGTGCGTGAAGAACTGCGCCATCGTGAGCGTGCGTACCGTGCAGGACGGATCGTCCACACCGAGCACCTGGTTGACCTCGTCCACCATCCGGTGGATCGTGATGTGCGGGTCGCCGATCAGCTTCTTGAACAGCAGTATGTTGAACACCTCCAGAAACGCGAACGTGCCGTCGTGCCGGGTGACGCCGGTCAGCAGCGGCATGTTCTTGCGCCCCCCGCCCTTGCGCATGATGAAGTACGGGTTTTCCGGGAACAGCCCGTTCGGGTCGTTGAACACCATACGAGCGCCCCCGATCGTGTCGGTACCGTTCGGGGTGCGAAGGCGCTACGGCGTGGCCAGTAAAGGAGATCCATTAATGCAGTGTCCCCCGATCATCGTCCCTTTTCCTCTTACTTACATAATGTTGGGTGAACGCTTTCATCAGGCTGAAAATGTCCAGCTCCATCAGGAAGCGCTCCACCTGGTCGAGCGGTGCCTTCCGATCGAACCCGGCAAAGCCGGCAATGTCGCGGCAGTTCCGCTCCGGGCTACGGTCCCACACCCACGACCCGTGGCAGTTGCCCGACTGCAGGATGAGCCGCTGAAACAGCCGCTCCGTATTGACCAGCGGGCTGTACGTCATGCTGGAAACCACCGCCGCCCCGGACGACTGTGCCATGGCCGTCACCTGCCCTGGGTCACCGCCGAAATGGCTGATGTACTTCTGCACCCACTCGAACGCTAGCACCACATCCATCACGCCCGCATTGCCCGGGATTTGCTTCGTGTTGGAGCACAGAAACCCAAGCGCACCGAGCCGATACTGtggcaccaccagcaccacgtCCTTCTCCATGATGTAGTTCGGTGGGTAGTGAAAGATCGCACCGTCGTAAAACCCGCCGCCGTGCACGTACACTATGACCGGTTTGCGGCCGCGCAAATCTTTCGTAAACACGCTGAGATTGATACAGTCCTCCAGGTTTTGGGCGCGCTGCTCCTCCGTCAGCAGCTTCATGCGCTTGTACACCGGCGAGCCGAGCTTCGGCTCGGACACATCCATCACCCCGTCCCAGGGCTGTACCGGGACGGGCGGTTTGAACCGTCGCTCACCGGTGGCCGGTTCGGCGTAGCGGACGTTCAGGAACTGCAGGATGTTTACGCCCGTCCAGGCGCCACGTGTCGTTGAGCCTTTCAGCTTCCCCAGCCCGGGCAGCTCGACCACGGGGTTGAGGTCGGTCGATTCCGGACCCGCCATCGTGGAGTAGCGCTTGCTGGAGCTGCACAGTACGGTCAGCAGCTTGCTCGGGCGATGCGACCGGAGCAGTAGCGttctgctgatgctgatggcCATTGCAAAACTGAGCGGACCTGCGAATTCCCCCTCTGTTCAAGCAGGCCGGTGCAGCCGTCGAATTTTTCGCGAATCTGCATTAGCTTAAGACGATTAGCTTGCCGGTGCCAAAAGATAAGGGGGGTTTGTTGCTCGTTTTGCACGCAAGGTTTgcgattttttgcttttgcttggtCTCCGGTCTCCGGGCTGTGTGAACCTTTTTTCTTCTGATAAATTGATATCCAATGGGCGGTGGTTTCAGGGTGTGGGATAGCAGCACAATAAAGGCTGGCTGCCGACTAGGTCAGACAAGtggcttctttctttctaAGGTACGTAGTCTTTGGCTCAGTGTACTTTGGCGGTGTACAACTAAGCCACCCCGTCTGGGGAAGATCGTTTAGGAGCAGTTGTGTGTAAAAGAACTGATGATATGAACCATATGTGTCACACACATCAGAGAAATTCTGTTGAGAAAAGAGGCTCTTTTCAAGCAGTTATTCAATAGATATGAGTGTAGGCACTCTTTTAAGTGAGTTGAATTCGATTTGAAGAGCGATTTCAAATTAAGAGATCACTTTTCCAGATAGTTTACTTTCTGAATCAGTGTTAACAGGGAGTTCTAACAGAGTGATTCATAGTAACAGTGAAGAGTGAACAGTATAAATAATCATGTAAGCTCTTTGTGCTGAGTTTTAGCTCATCCATTTCCTAACTCAGTGTACACCTCTCTATATTGTTCATCTTTCAATGAGAAATGAGGACTCTATTCGTACTTTCAATACAGTACTGTGTGCCCAGTTAGTAACTCGGTAAGCGTATTGTAGCTCCGCACGCTCAATACAGCTCCGCACGTTTAATGCACCTCTGCTTGCTCAATTTAGCTCCTTACTCTCAAACCTACCTCCATAGTCTCAAGCCTATGCGCGGGCTAGGACGGACGCTCTCCGGGTTAATTGAACATAATTGTAAAGATGAGTTTCGGTACCGTTGgttttatttcgatgcatACCACGGAGCTCCACATATTCTCTCACATTGAAGAGTGTAGAGTTCTCTGTGACGCCTGCGCTCACCAAAGAGGCGTTTGATGTCTTCGTTTGGTGCAGTGGTGAAGCTCTGTGTTCCAATcattttgaattaaaattcGAATCAAGTTTCATCAACTAATGAAAGGCTCAGAGAGACGTAAAAGAGCTTCCGAAAATATTCTTAAATATATGTTTTGGGATGGTACCCATGATGGAACTTGTCAGCTCATTTAAAGCCTTTGTTGGGGACACTCTAGAGATATATTTTATCCCGGTAATCCCTTGGTATCACTGCATAGATTACTTCTTCTTGGGTATTACTACTACGGGGTGATGAATTGGCAGAAGAACAATCTACATTAGGTTAGGTAGATATCGCGGGGGCATATCACCATTTATGGACCTGTTTTGGCCCAGAGAACTCATTGATGTGTTCGATTTTGTCTCTTAACTTGATAATTAATCTATAGAGTGTTTAATATTTGTGGATTTATATGGAAAATTGATGAACGGAAAGACAGCAATGGAATTCAATTATTACTTGcctaattttattttagttattGTCTGTATTACTTATCACTACTGTATTTTATTacatatttttctattttaatcTAACTTCAATGAATCATGGACCTGACAAAACGAactccattaaaaaaaaaaccttagcTAGGGGTAAAAAGTGCGTACGAATATGGCAGAAGTTCCTTGTTGAACTGCCGTTATCAAATAATCTTCATTATCAGCTTCAGGTAAATGATACCTTCGCCATCTAAGAATAGAtaacttgtttttgttggtatCCAGCTAAACCTCGTCACAGGTTTCCGTATTGTttgtactgtttttttgtctgcttGTTATCGGAAAGACTTGCCAAAGTGGATTAACACAACCCCGTCACACTacacccgctgctgctgctgggtaaGATTCTGCCGGATTAGTTCGtcctgctgctgtgttgtGACGCCGCGGTCCGCGGGTGCGGATGattctttttgctgctgccgctgtcgCCGGGCCGCGTCAGCGTTGACCGTGAATTCGTCCAGGAAGTTGTTGCCAATGGTAAGCTCCCGGTCAAGGTGAACGTACGGGCCGAAGATCTCTGCAAGCGGAGCAAGTCACAGCCGGTGAGAATTAGTAgagttgttagtatggttatAGGTACGGTGGCCTAAACTTACGATTAAACGCTGGCCAGTGAGGAAGATCGCGTGACTTGGGAACGCCCTCCACTATGAACGACGACCACAGATCGACCATCTTCTTTGCCATCGCTGTGTCCGGTTCGTTCAGCTGGGCAGCGGTGGGTGGGTAAGGGAAAAGGTACAGTAGATCGTTGGTATGGTGCACACCTCCATCGAACGGGATGTGACTGATGTCCTGATCGTAGCCGAACCGGGTATGCTCACCACGGTAGTCGAACGAGTACACGAACGTTCGATCCGGCGTGTGGCGGCTGTTGTACTGTGCTAGTCGCAGCACGCTTGACTTGATCAGATGCATTCCACAGAGCTGAAGAACAGGGAAGAGTTAATTTTGTCATATAAACGGAGCAAGCTTCACGAGCGTTACGATCACTCACATCGATCAGCCCTGGAACCA
Proteins encoded:
- the LOC120958201 gene encoding glutactin-like; its protein translation is MAISISRTLLLRSHRPSKLLTVLCSSSKRYSTMAGPESTDLNPVVELPGLGKLKGSTTRGAWTGVNILQFLNVRYAEPATGERRFKPPVPVQPWDGVMDVSEPKLGSPVYKRMKLLTEEQRAQNLEDCINLSVFTKDLRGRKPVIVYVHGGGFYDGAIFHYPPNYIMEKDVVLVVPQYRLGALGFLCSNTKQIPGNAGVMDVVLAFEWVQKYISHFGGDPGQVTAMAQSSGAAVVSSMTYSPLVNTERLFQRLILQSGNCHGSWVWDRSPERNCRDIAGFAGFDRKAPLDQVERFLMELDIFSLMKAFTQHYRLRTPNGTDTIGGARMVFNDPNGLFPENPYFIMRKGGGRKNMPLLTGVTRHDGTFAFLEVFNILLFKKLIGDPHITIHRMVDEVNQVLGVDDPSCTVRTLTMAQFFTHEQLASGDLRQLLAGFCDHTADVLIKGPVLKMAQNNAMYLPDQTYLYSFDYAGEHTRFGYGGDTSAIPFDGGVHHSNDLMYLFPYPPNAAQLNERDTAVAKRMVDLWTSFAISGKPEANDVPAWPPLNNVLGPYLKINEQFTIGQDFREEFTVAIKSPAEIQKKKPHPKPAQ